A part of Campylobacter ureolyticus ACS-301-V-Sch3b genomic DNA contains:
- a CDS encoding ATP-binding protein, producing MLDELFIKSNALIKLNNQKFKRYFIQTTDLTHRLSIVLGSRGIGKTTTLAQLANKNQGSLYLSLDDIEISNDITEIIKEFVLNGGKYLYLDEIHKNKDISGVLKFAYDNFKDLNIVATGSSALEILKSSHDLSRRAIIYKMYGMSFREYLGLFYDIDFKTFDLDTILTTHQDIASGVIENLKEKDLYIIKLFKEYLKFGYYPYYKELPNEIVFFQTLRQSIETTIDSDLLSVYPNLSGNTARKLKLLLHAISGNVPYSPNYTDLKKMIDVKDDRTLKEYLTMLENAGLIRLLMRNELSLKNMDKADKIYLENTNLMYLNRPEVGNLRETFFVNQLGNVGEIYFSKNGDFRVGEFVFEIGGAKKSFNQIKDDKNSFVASDNLEIGFGSKIPIWLFGLMY from the coding sequence ATGTTAGATGAGCTGTTTATAAAAAGCAATGCCCTAATAAAACTAAATAATCAAAAATTTAAAAGATACTTTATACAAACTACTGATTTAACTCACAGGTTAAGCATAGTCTTAGGAAGTCGTGGCATTGGTAAAACAACTACTCTTGCACAGCTTGCAAACAAAAACCAAGGAAGTCTTTATTTAAGCCTTGATGATATAGAAATTTCAAATGACATTACAGAGATTATTAAAGAGTTTGTATTAAATGGTGGAAAATATCTCTACCTTGATGAAATTCATAAAAACAAAGATATTTCTGGGGTTTTAAAATTTGCTTATGATAATTTTAAAGATTTAAATATTGTAGCGACTGGCTCATCAGCTCTTGAGATTTTAAAAAGTTCACATGATTTAAGTAGAAGAGCAATTATTTATAAAATGTATGGGATGAGTTTTAGGGAGTATTTAGGACTTTTTTATGACATTGATTTTAAAACTTTTGATTTAGATACTATTTTAACTACCCATCAAGATATTGCTAGTGGCGTTATAGAAAACTTAAAAGAAAAGGATTTATACATCATCAAACTTTTTAAAGAGTATTTGAAATTTGGATATTATCCATATTACAAAGAGTTGCCAAATGAGATAGTGTTTTTTCAAACTCTAAGACAAAGCATAGAAACAACTATTGATAGTGATTTGCTTAGTGTATATCCAAATTTGAGTGGAAATACAGCTAGAAAGTTAAAGTTACTACTTCACGCAATTAGTGGAAATGTTCCCTACTCTCCAAACTATACTGATTTAAAAAAGATGATAGATGTAAAAGATGATAGAACTTTAAAAGAATATCTTACAATGTTAGAAAATGCTGGACTCATAAGGCTTCTTATGAGAAATGAGCTCTCTTTAAAAAATATGGATAAAGCTGATAAAATCTACCTTGAAAATACAAATTTAATGTATTTAAATAGACCAGAAGTCGGAAATTTAAGAGAAACATTTTTTGTAAATCAACTTGGAAATGTTGGTGAAATTTATTTTAGCAAAAATGGGGATTTTAGAGTTGGTGAGTTTGTTTTTGAAATAGGCGGAGCTAAAAAAAGTTTTAATCAAATAAAAGATGATAAAAACTCATTTGTAGCCTCTGATAATTTAGAGATTGGATTTGGAAGTAAAATACCAATTTGGCTTTTTGGGCTAATGTATTAA
- a CDS encoding tetratricopeptide repeat protein produces MKKVILGILVLVFGNVLNADDSNLEIIKKECEKGTSSLFCALYYSMKFEIEKPNIDKLEKECKKGNMDSCFELSFAYLSGSGVEKDKKKMNEYLNMCCQKDNLIACDFIAYVYEMEQNYSKAVEHYEANCNKGYVDSCFSLGGLYNDGNKITQDYKKANDYFSKACDGGEARGCFNLGVAYRDGKGVKQDTHKALKYFDIACNGEVAKGCTSVGGFYYMGKGVEKDYKKAFDNFKKACDLEDGSGCYFLSGLFARGEGVAANSTKALEYLDKACDLDYEDACLNKLKK; encoded by the coding sequence ATGAAAAAAGTTATTTTAGGAATTTTAGTTTTGGTTTTTGGTAATGTGTTAAATGCAGATGATTCTAATTTGGAAATCATTAAAAAAGAGTGCGAGAAAGGAACTTCCTCACTATTTTGTGCCTTATATTACAGTATGAAATTTGAGATAGAAAAACCTAATATTGATAAATTAGAAAAAGAGTGCAAAAAAGGAAATATGGATAGTTGTTTTGAACTTAGTTTTGCTTATTTATCTGGTTCTGGTGTAGAAAAAGACAAGAAAAAAATGAATGAATATTTAAATATGTGTTGCCAAAAAGACAATCTAATAGCATGCGATTTTATCGCATATGTTTATGAGATGGAGCAAAATTATAGCAAAGCAGTAGAGCATTATGAAGCAAATTGCAATAAAGGTTATGTTGATAGTTGTTTTAGTCTTGGAGGTTTATATAATGATGGTAATAAAATAACACAAGACTATAAAAAAGCCAATGACTATTTTAGTAAAGCTTGTGATGGTGGTGAAGCTAGAGGATGCTTTAATCTTGGTGTTGCATATAGAGATGGTAAAGGGGTAAAACAAGACACACATAAAGCACTTAAATATTTTGATATTGCTTGCAATGGCGAAGTTGCTAAGGGGTGCACAAGTGTCGGGGGTTTTTACTATATGGGCAAAGGTGTAGAAAAAGACTATAAAAAAGCTTTTGATAATTTTAAAAAGGCTTGCGACTTAGAGGATGGATCTGGGTGTTATTTTCTTAGTGGCCTATTTGCTAGAGGTGAAGGTGTTGCTGCAAATTCTACTAAGGCTTTGGAATATTTAGACAAAGCTTGCGATTTAGACTATGAGGATGCTTGCCTTAATAAATTAAAGAAATAA
- a CDS encoding tetratricopeptide repeat protein, which yields MKKVILGILVLVFGNGLLANNIDFLKKECEDGNIDNCFVVGQIYGSGQGVKIDYEKAFKYLKKAADGGHILGCALVGSSYQLGYGVDIDYKKAFDYFKIACDGGVPLACGSIGSLYDNALGVKQDYKIALEYYQKACEMEDGMSCDSAGTIYAEGEHVEKNSKKAFEYFTIACNKNVASGCYNLGYMYEIGDGINQDNIKALSYYNKACSLGHENSCKYYAGLKKLTGGKNADNYYIQTITKATGLKNKKEVWEYIKNLSSNGNMVANSYILGTLMRTVPQDYKEIVKESEKICAGGYAYGCNLIGFLYSDGKKVEKDIRLSKEYFNKSCKLGNNIGCQNYKAITK from the coding sequence ATGAAAAAAGTTATTTTAGGAATTTTGGTTTTGGTTTTCGGCAATGGACTTTTAGCAAACAATATTGATTTTTTAAAGAAAGAATGCGAAGATGGGAATATTGATAATTGTTTTGTAGTTGGTCAAATTTATGGCAGTGGGCAAGGCGTAAAAATTGATTACGAAAAAGCTTTTAAGTATTTAAAAAAAGCTGCCGATGGTGGACATATACTGGGATGCGCTCTTGTTGGTAGCTCGTATCAACTTGGATATGGAGTAGATATAGATTATAAAAAAGCTTTTGATTATTTTAAAATAGCTTGTGATGGCGGAGTGCCTCTTGCTTGTGGCTCTATTGGTTCGCTATATGATAATGCTTTAGGTGTAAAACAAGATTATAAAATAGCTTTAGAGTATTATCAAAAAGCTTGTGAAATGGAAGATGGTATGTCATGCGATAGTGCTGGTACAATATATGCAGAAGGTGAGCATGTAGAGAAAAATAGTAAAAAGGCTTTTGAGTATTTTACTATAGCTTGCAATAAAAATGTTGCTAGTGGCTGCTATAACCTTGGATATATGTATGAGATAGGCGACGGTATCAATCAAGACAACATTAAGGCCTTATCATACTACAATAAAGCTTGCAGCCTTGGGCATGAAAACAGTTGTAAATACTATGCGGGATTAAAAAAGCTTACAGGTGGAAAAAATGCTGACAATTATTATATCCAAACAATAACCAAAGCTACAGGGTTGAAAAACAAAAAGGAAGTTTGGGAGTATATAAAAAATTTATCTTCAAATGGCAATATGGTTGCCAATAGTTATATCTTGGGAACATTAATGAGAACAGTTCCGCAAGATTATAAAGAAATAGTTAAGGAATCTGAAAAAATTTGTGCCGGCGGTTATGCTTATGGATGTAATTTGATAGGCTTTTTATATAGTGATGGAAAAAAGGTTGAAAAAGATATTAGGCTTTCAAAAGAGTATTTTAATAAATCATGCAAACTAGGTAATAATATAGGTTGTCAAAACTATAAAGCTATAACAAAATAA
- a CDS encoding helix-turn-helix transcriptional regulator, translated as MLQLPQITTKQEEEMFLSTVAKNVKEIRSSKGITQLEAALGIGMASQGSYANMENCSKDKRFNTIHLFKLSKLFGVDIREFFVLPEVLAPSSFLNHKIEINFVEEDEFDSPYDTNFKKSKETKS; from the coding sequence ATGCTTCAACTACCGCAAATCACAACAAAACAAGAAGAGGAGATGTTTCTATCAACTGTTGCTAAAAATGTAAAAGAAATTAGATCAAGCAAAGGCATTACTCAACTTGAAGCAGCTCTTGGCATAGGAATGGCATCTCAAGGCTCTTATGCAAACATGGAAAACTGCTCTAAAGATAAGAGATTTAATACCATCCATCTTTTTAAACTTAGTAAACTTTTTGGAGTGGATATAAGAGAGTTTTTTGTTTTACCAGAAGTATTGGCACCAAGTTCTTTTCTTAATCATAAAATAGAAATTAACTTCGTAGAAGAAGATGAGTTTGATAGTCCGTATGATACAAATTTTAAAAAATCTAAAGAAACTAAATCTTAA
- a CDS encoding helix-turn-helix transcriptional regulator, with translation MIVENPVYIRVGDVAKLCSICKTTVWKLVKEEKLKTYKLTGGITLFKRDEVLEYFNSLTSCSKTNG, from the coding sequence ATGATTGTTGAAAATCCTGTATATATAAGAGTTGGCGATGTCGCAAAACTTTGTTCAATATGCAAAACTACCGTTTGGAAGCTAGTAAAAGAAGAAAAATTAAAAACCTACAAGCTTACAGGCGGAATAACACTTTTTAAAAGAGATGAGGTTTTGGAGTATTTTAACTCTCTTACTAGCTGTTCTAAAACTAATGGGTGA
- a CDS encoding tyrosine-type recombinase/integrase, protein MKDRPDIYIKKLKSKDKEYSERLSNNLYIRVYPTGSKKFYYIYRNSDNKQRKIVIGKYDEVTLADARQKVTEFNALRQNGIDDIKTYLDNEASLIKEELNNTFEKIYNEFVNEKWEVGKNIDASTANRYKKEIEEWVLYAIGNKPMSSIGKKDISTLILKRAKSSPVWARRLHGLLNRIFRYALSLGYIEANVVSSIEMNDIVKRPVTVNFQAITTEPYFTNLCKAIYKNSNLTTKNILKFMLHIPLRSKNAISLKWNYVDFNEKLLIIPRDEMKVNNVNLNDFVLPLSDEVIKILKNQEKLCKDFGLFGDYVFPSLKNSESENSESENSKPKHIAANTINEKLREMGFNKDLNYQRSHGFRKTYSTIIKNEKASKFSFEARELFLDHRVGNQISLAYSSGAMMLKELKEIASWWSGFILERVENQL, encoded by the coding sequence ATGAAAGATAGACCAGATATTTATATAAAAAAACTGAAATCCAAGGATAAGGAGTATTCTGAAAGATTAAGCAACAATCTCTACATTAGAGTTTATCCAACAGGATCAAAGAAATTTTACTATATTTATAGAAACTCTGACAATAAGCAAAGAAAAATTGTTATTGGTAAATATGACGAGGTAACTTTGGCTGATGCAAGACAAAAAGTTACTGAGTTTAATGCTCTTAGACAAAACGGCATAGATGACATAAAAACTTATTTGGATAATGAAGCATCTCTTATAAAAGAAGAGCTTAACAACACTTTTGAAAAAATTTACAATGAATTTGTCAATGAAAAATGGGAAGTAGGCAAAAATATCGATGCGTCAACAGCTAATAGATACAAAAAAGAAATAGAAGAATGGGTGCTTTATGCGATAGGAAACAAACCTATGAGTTCTATTGGGAAGAAAGACATATCTACACTGATATTAAAAAGAGCAAAATCTAGCCCTGTGTGGGCACGTAGATTACACGGATTACTAAATCGAATTTTTAGATATGCTTTATCTTTGGGTTATATAGAAGCAAATGTTGTTTCTAGTATAGAAATGAACGATATCGTAAAAAGACCAGTGACTGTAAATTTCCAAGCTATAACAACAGAGCCATACTTTACAAATTTATGTAAAGCTATTTATAAAAATAGTAATTTAACTACAAAAAATATTCTAAAATTTATGCTTCACATCCCACTTAGATCAAAAAATGCTATATCTTTAAAATGGAACTATGTTGATTTTAATGAAAAACTGCTAATCATACCAAGAGATGAGATGAAAGTAAATAATGTAAATTTAAACGATTTTGTCTTACCACTTAGTGATGAGGTTATTAAAATTCTTAAAAATCAAGAAAAACTTTGTAAAGACTTTGGACTTTTTGGAGATTATGTATTTCCAAGCCTTAAAAACTCAGAATCTGAAAATTCAGAATCTGAAAACTCAAAACCAAAACACATCGCAGCAAATACTATAAATGAAAAATTAAGAGAGATGGGATTTAATAAAGACTTAAACTATCAAAGATCTCATGGCTTTAGAAAAACATATAGCACAATTATTAAAAATGAAAAAGCCTCTAAATTTAGCTTTGAAGCAAGAGAGCTATTTTTAGATCATAGGGTTGGAAATCAAATCTCACTAGCATATAGCTCAGGAGCTATGATGCTAAAGGAACTCAAAGAGATCGCTTCTTGGTGGAGTGGTTTTATCTTAGAGCGAGTTGAAAATCAACTTTAA
- a CDS encoding replication-associated recombination protein A, translating into MNLALDFRPKNIDEICGQKHIIAKDKALYALIKSGKIPHIMLFGPAGSGKTTLAKVIANELDTSFYELDGSSLKVEDIRKILNLHKNSLIKPIIFIDEVHRLSKTQQEILLIPMENSEATIIGASTENPYFVLSSGIRSRSMLFEFKPLTSSDLDELLQRVQNKLKFSIENDAKTYLLNSSGGDARAMLNLLDFALEISKNITLKTLKELRAFPLKDGVSSDDTHYNLASALIKSLRGSDIDASIYYLARLIDGGESADFIARRLVIFASEDISNANPSALNLATNTLLAVSKIGYPEARIILSQCVVYLASSPKSNSSYKAINEALKYIKNNPKLNVPRYLINTDPAIKNYLYPHDFGGFVEQDYLEIPLKFYFANDIGFEKTLNLWHKKVTKKLND; encoded by the coding sequence ATGAACTTAGCACTTGATTTTAGGCCAAAAAACATAGATGAAATTTGCGGACAAAAACATATAATAGCCAAAGATAAAGCTCTTTATGCTTTGATAAAATCTGGTAAAATTCCGCATATTATGTTGTTTGGACCAGCAGGAAGTGGAAAAACAACTCTTGCAAAAGTTATAGCAAATGAGCTTGATACAAGTTTTTATGAACTTGATGGAAGTAGTTTAAAAGTTGAAGATATTAGAAAAATATTAAATTTGCATAAAAACTCACTTATTAAACCAATTATTTTTATAGATGAGGTTCATCGCCTTTCTAAAACACAGCAAGAAATCTTGCTTATACCAATGGAAAACAGTGAAGCAACAATAATTGGTGCCAGTACAGAAAACCCATACTTTGTGCTAAGCAGTGGAATTAGATCTAGGTCTATGCTTTTTGAATTTAAACCCCTAACAAGTAGTGATTTAGATGAACTTTTGCAAAGAGTGCAAAATAAACTTAAATTTAGTATTGAAAATGATGCAAAAACTTATCTCTTAAACTCAAGTGGAGGAGATGCAAGAGCAATGCTTAATTTGCTTGATTTTGCGTTAGAAATTTCAAAAAATATCACCTTAAAAACATTAAAAGAGTTAAGAGCTTTTCCATTAAAAGATGGCGTTAGTAGTGATGATACGCACTATAATCTAGCAAGTGCTTTGATAAAAAGCTTAAGGGGGAGTGATATTGATGCTAGTATTTACTATCTTGCAAGGCTTATTGATGGTGGTGAAAGTGCTGATTTTATCGCAAGACGCCTTGTTATTTTTGCAAGTGAAGATATATCAAATGCAAATCCAAGTGCATTAAATTTGGCCACAAATACGCTTTTAGCTGTTTCAAAGATAGGATATCCTGAGGCTAGGATAATTTTATCTCAATGTGTTGTATATTTGGCTAGTTCTCCAAAGTCAAACTCAAGCTATAAAGCGATAAATGAAGCTTTAAAATATATTAAAAACAACCCCAAATTAAATGTTCCAAGATATCTTATAAACACAGATCCAGCTATAAAGAACTATCTATATCCGCATGATTTTGGTGGATTTGTGGAGCAAGACTATCTAGAAATTCCACTTAAATTTTACTTCGCAAATGACATTGGTTTTGAAAAAACTCTAAATTTGTGGCATAAAAAAGTTACGAAAAAATTAAATGATTAA
- the thrS gene encoding threonine--tRNA ligase, protein MSDIIAYKLNGNIIDTLSVDENEKGLEPIYFDNSTEALEVIRHSCAHLMAEAILELYPDAKFFVGPAIEDGFYYDFRAFKEDGSKIGEADLKEIEKKMKSLIEKKADFIKTNSTKTEVSAKFKGDDLKQEVLKRIPDGVVSIYSQGKFEDICRGPHVPNTKYLRFFKLTRVAGAYLGGDEKREMLTRIYGVAFADKESLNEHLKMLEEAKKRDHRKLGNEMKLFTFDEEVGAGLAIWLPNGARMRSKLEKALFKIHRDRGYEPVRGPEILKADAWKTSGHYDNYRENMYFTKIDEQEYGIKPMNCVGHIKVYQSEIRSYRDLPLKFFEYGVVHRHEKSGVMHGLFRVREFTQDDAHIFCAPNQIKENVLEILNFVENIMKTFNFDYEMEISTRPDKAIGDEKVWEVATNALKEALDENGYKYGIDEGGGAFYGPKIDIKITDALKRKWQCGTIQVDFNLPERFDLAYIDENNEKKRPVMLHRAILGSFERFIGILIEHTAGELPFFIAPTGVAIVPISDKHFDYAKKIALELRKLEVDSEILSKNETLNKRIRTAEKAHIPYILVIGDEEVEKNSVALRDRRARTQSNLSFDEFIKFIKEKLDEVHF, encoded by the coding sequence ATGAGCGATATTATCGCATATAAATTAAATGGAAATATTATAGACACTCTTAGTGTGGATGAAAACGAAAAAGGCTTAGAGCCAATATATTTTGACAACTCAACAGAAGCATTAGAGGTTATTAGACACTCCTGTGCTCATCTTATGGCAGAAGCCATTTTAGAGCTTTATCCAGATGCAAAATTTTTTGTAGGACCAGCTATTGAAGATGGATTTTACTATGATTTTAGAGCTTTTAAAGAAGATGGTAGCAAAATTGGTGAAGCTGATTTAAAAGAAATAGAAAAAAAGATGAAAAGCCTTATCGAAAAAAAGGCTGATTTTATAAAAACAAACTCAACAAAAACTGAGGTTAGCGCTAAATTTAAAGGTGATGATTTAAAACAAGAAGTTTTAAAAAGAATACCTGATGGCGTTGTAAGTATTTATTCACAAGGCAAATTTGAAGATATTTGTAGAGGACCACATGTTCCAAATACAAAATATTTAAGATTTTTTAAACTAACCAGAGTTGCTGGTGCATATTTGGGTGGTGATGAAAAACGTGAAATGCTTACAAGAATTTATGGGGTTGCATTTGCCGATAAAGAAAGCTTAAATGAGCATTTAAAAATGCTTGAAGAAGCAAAAAAGAGAGATCATAGAAAACTTGGCAATGAAATGAAGCTTTTCACATTCGATGAAGAGGTTGGAGCTGGGCTTGCTATATGGCTTCCAAATGGTGCAAGAATGCGCTCAAAACTTGAAAAAGCTTTGTTTAAAATTCATAGAGATAGGGGCTATGAGCCAGTTAGAGGACCAGAAATTTTAAAAGCTGATGCTTGGAAAACCTCAGGTCATTACGATAACTATAGAGAAAATATGTATTTTACTAAAATTGATGAACAAGAATATGGGATAAAGCCTATGAATTGCGTAGGACATATCAAAGTTTATCAAAGTGAAATTAGGTCTTATCGTGATTTACCACTTAAATTTTTTGAATACGGAGTAGTTCATAGGCATGAAAAAAGTGGCGTTATGCATGGACTTTTTAGAGTTAGAGAATTTACTCAAGATGATGCTCATATATTTTGTGCTCCAAATCAAATAAAAGAAAATGTGCTTGAAATTTTAAATTTTGTTGAAAATATAATGAAAACTTTCAATTTTGATTATGAAATGGAAATCTCAACTAGGCCAGATAAGGCAATAGGTGATGAAAAAGTATGGGAAGTAGCAACAAACGCATTAAAAGAAGCACTTGATGAAAATGGCTATAAATACGGCATAGATGAAGGTGGTGGTGCATTTTATGGACCAAAAATTGATATTAAAATAACCGATGCTTTAAAAAGAAAATGGCAGTGCGGAACAATTCAAGTTGATTTTAATTTGCCTGAAAGATTTGATTTAGCATATATTGATGAAAATAATGAAAAAAAGCGCCCTGTAATGCTTCATAGGGCAATTTTAGGAAGCTTTGAAAGATTTATAGGAATTTTAATTGAGCATACTGCAGGTGAGCTTCCATTTTTTATAGCACCAACTGGCGTGGCAATAGTTCCTATAAGTGATAAGCATTTTGATTATGCGAAAAAAATAGCTTTAGAGCTTAGAAAACTTGAAGTTGATAGTGAAATTTTAAGTAAAAATGAAACTTTAAATAAAAGAATAAGAACAGCTGAGAAGGCTCACATTCCTTATATTTTAGTAATAGGCGATGAAGAAGTTGAAAAAAATAGTGTTGCTCTTAGAGATAGAAGAGCTAGAACTCAAAGCAATTTAAGCTTTGATGAGTTTATTAAATTTATAAAGGAAAAACTTGATGAGGTGCACTTTTGA